One Bradyrhizobium manausense DNA segment encodes these proteins:
- a CDS encoding transporter substrate-binding domain-containing protein, with translation MSVRVLAALAVMLLANLSAYAQQPVPSRLDEIIKRGTLRVGMTGDYKPFTYLDKATQQFSGFDVDMAEALGKALGVKVEFVPTAWPKLMKDFEADQFDIAMGGISVTLDRQKKGYFTMPIMREGKTPIARCADTAKYQSLADIDKKGTRVIVNPGGTNERFARANVKDADITVFPDNTKIFDEIAKGNADLMMTDASETRYQQKQHSGVLCAVHPEKPFDFSEKAYWLQRDMALKAFVDQWLHISMEDGSYKKIYAAWFD, from the coding sequence GTTGCTGGCAAACCTTTCGGCTTACGCGCAGCAGCCGGTACCATCGCGCCTCGACGAGATCATCAAGCGCGGCACCTTGCGCGTCGGCATGACCGGCGACTACAAGCCCTTCACCTATCTGGACAAGGCCACGCAGCAATTCTCCGGATTCGACGTCGACATGGCCGAGGCGCTCGGCAAGGCCCTCGGCGTCAAGGTCGAATTCGTGCCCACGGCCTGGCCGAAGCTGATGAAGGACTTCGAGGCCGACCAGTTCGACATCGCCATGGGCGGCATCTCGGTGACGCTCGATCGCCAGAAGAAGGGCTATTTCACGATGCCGATCATGCGCGAAGGCAAGACGCCGATCGCGCGCTGCGCCGACACGGCCAAGTACCAGAGCCTCGCCGACATCGACAAGAAGGGCACTCGCGTCATCGTCAATCCCGGCGGCACCAACGAGCGCTTCGCGCGCGCCAACGTCAAGGATGCCGACATCACCGTCTTCCCCGACAACACCAAGATCTTCGACGAGATCGCCAAGGGCAACGCCGACCTGATGATGACGGATGCCTCCGAGACCCGCTACCAGCAGAAGCAGCACTCAGGCGTGCTCTGCGCGGTGCATCCCGAAAAGCCGTTCGACTTCTCGGAGAAGGCCTACTGGCTCCAGCGCGACATGGCGCTGAAAGCTTTCGTCGACCAGTGGCTGCACATCTCCATGGAGGACGGCAGCTACAAGAAGATCTACGCTGCCTGGTTCGACTAG
- a CDS encoding DUF2147 domain-containing protein: MRKLLLATAAFLLASTAAQAQYTFEYGGRTIRIDPDRGTVQIPGVYDNTGKAKRAKKNETPPAQQTPQQAKVDPQPPTAPAPAVPPASGQAPAAAAPPAAPPPPSAPPPAATASTAPTEDLMVPPPQPAASPAPTVATAPPAPPPPSAPLPPPAPTVAAAPPAPPPPPAPAAAPAPAPVQSAAVAPAAPVVSPARDPNSPLGIWLTEEKEGKVRIEQCGNNLCGYSVDGKSNQNGEQVLINMRPGKDQKWSGRILDPNTGSTYDSTISLKGTDRLHVQGCAFGGMFCGGQTWTRVN, encoded by the coding sequence ATGAGGAAGCTGTTGTTGGCGACGGCTGCGTTCCTTTTGGCGAGCACCGCGGCGCAGGCGCAGTACACTTTCGAGTACGGCGGCCGTACCATCCGGATCGATCCCGATCGCGGCACGGTGCAGATTCCCGGCGTGTACGACAACACCGGTAAAGCCAAGAGGGCCAAGAAGAACGAGACGCCTCCGGCCCAGCAGACCCCGCAGCAAGCCAAGGTCGATCCGCAACCACCGACCGCACCGGCGCCAGCGGTGCCGCCCGCTTCAGGACAAGCGCCTGCCGCTGCAGCACCGCCAGCGGCCCCGCCGCCCCCGTCCGCACCACCTCCAGCAGCGACGGCCAGCACCGCTCCGACTGAAGATCTGATGGTGCCGCCGCCTCAACCGGCTGCAAGCCCTGCCCCGACGGTGGCGACGGCACCGCCGGCTCCACCTCCGCCATCGGCGCCACTTCCGCCGCCGGCTCCGACCGTGGCCGCCGCGCCGCCGGCTCCGCCTCCACCACCCGCTCCGGCTGCGGCGCCTGCCCCCGCTCCCGTTCAATCCGCGGCCGTCGCCCCGGCGGCTCCCGTCGTCTCGCCCGCACGCGATCCCAATTCGCCGCTCGGCATCTGGCTGACCGAGGAGAAGGAAGGCAAAGTCCGGATCGAGCAGTGCGGCAATAACCTCTGCGGCTATTCGGTCGACGGCAAATCGAACCAGAATGGCGAGCAGGTCCTGATCAACATGAGGCCCGGCAAGGATCAGAAATGGTCCGGCCGCATCCTCGATCCCAACACCGGCTCGACTTACGACTCCACGATCTCGCTGAAGGGCACCGACCGCTTGCACGTGCAGGGCTGCGCTTTCGGCGGCATGTTCTGCGGCGGCCAGACCTGGACGCGCGTGAACTAG